From the genome of Miscanthus floridulus cultivar M001 chromosome 10, ASM1932011v1, whole genome shotgun sequence, one region includes:
- the LOC136484919 gene encoding dirigent protein 21-like produces the protein MANANRTIQILLAVLAATSITNGTAKTTHHLQFYMHDTVTASTGSAPTAERVVRGATPLPGDPINRFGDMYVIDDPLTEGPDAASSRVVGRAQGFYLFASRSGDGALLLSANMVFTAGEHNGSAVAVLARDAILDDVRELPVVGATGGLRGAVGYGLLRTHAFNASSNNAVLKIDMYLSV, from the coding sequence ATGGCCAACGCCAACCGCACCATCCAGATCCTGCTAGCGGTGCTCGCCGCCACCTCCATCACCAACGGCACCGCCAAAACTACTCACCACCTCCAGTTCTACATGCACGACACGGTGACGGCGTCCACGGGGAGCGCACCGACGGCGGAGCGCGTGGTGAGGGGCGCGACGCCGCTGCCGGGCGACCCCATCAACCGGTTCGGCGACATGTACGTGATCGACGACCCGCTGACGGAGGGGCCCGACGCGGCGTCGTCCCGCGTGGTCGGGCGCGCGCAGGGGTTCTACCTCTTCGCGTCCCGCTCGGGCGACGGGGCGCTGCTGCTCTCCGCCAACATGGTGTTCACGGCGGGGGAGCACAACGGGAGCGCCGTCGCCGTGCTGGCCAGGGACGCCATCCTCGACGACGTCAGGGAGCTGCCCGTGGTTGGGGCCACAGGCGGCCTCCGCGGCGCCGTCGGCTACGGCCTGCTCAGGACGCACGCCTTCAACGCCAGCAGCAACAACGCCGTACTCAAGATCGACATGTACCTCAGCGTCTAG